Proteins encoded by one window of Pseudomonadota bacterium:
- a CDS encoding ZIP family metal transporter: MSDFFLQFNPVTQALIATLFTWGVTAAGAALVFFTKTINQKLMDSTLGFAAGVMIAASFWSLLAPGIEMAEQLGHTPWLTAAIGFMAGGIFMRLTDKFLPHLHPGLSIDKSEGVKTSWQRSTLLVLAITLHNIPEGLAVGVAFGAVAANLPSATMGGAIALAIGIGLQNFPEGTAVSMPLRREGMSKVKSFFMGQASGMVEPIAGVVGALFVLKMQNILPYALCFAAGAMIFVVVEELIPESQKNYATIDLVTMTTMTGFVVMMILDVALG; this comes from the coding sequence ATGAGTGATTTCTTCCTACAATTCAATCCTGTAACCCAGGCGCTGATTGCCACACTCTTTACCTGGGGGGTCACTGCTGCAGGTGCGGCACTTGTTTTTTTTACAAAAACCATAAATCAGAAGCTTATGGATTCAACCCTTGGCTTTGCCGCCGGCGTGATGATTGCTGCAAGTTTCTGGTCTCTTCTCGCCCCCGGCATCGAGATGGCGGAACAGTTAGGGCATACCCCATGGCTGACCGCAGCCATTGGATTCATGGCTGGTGGAATTTTCATGAGACTGACTGATAAATTCTTGCCACATCTTCATCCTGGACTGAGTATTGATAAAAGTGAAGGGGTAAAGACCTCATGGCAACGAAGCACTCTTCTGGTGCTTGCCATAACCCTGCACAATATACCTGAGGGACTCGCTGTCGGCGTTGCTTTTGGTGCTGTGGCAGCTAATCTCCCTTCTGCGACAATGGGGGGCGCAATTGCCCTGGCAATCGGGATCGGGCTTCAGAATTTCCCTGAAGGTACTGCTGTATCCATGCCGTTGAGAAGAGAGGGGATGTCTAAGGTGAAAAGTTTTTTCATGGGGCAAGCTTCCGGCATGGTGGAACCCATTGCCGGGGTTGTCGGTGCATTGTTTGTCCTGAAAATGCAGAACATCCTGCCATACGCGCTCTGCTTTGCTGCAGGCGCCATGATTTTTGTCGTTGTGGAGGAACTCATCCCGGAATCTCAAAAAAATTATGCGACCATTGATTTAGTCACAATGACGACAATGACCGGCTTTGTGGTAATGATGATTCTCGATGTGGCTTTGGGATAA
- the pssA gene encoding CDP-diacylglycerol--serine O-phosphatidyltransferase — translation MTIHKPPRPLSMIREFHLADWFTLANAACGIGAIFSTMTYLQTAGIQHVYSACALVFAALVFDVLDGRIARWRQKSSAMGRELDSLADVISFGVAPAIIAYGCGMQGLYDRIVLAYFVACGVSRLARYNVTAETLSEGSDKVKYFEGTPIPTSLLLVFLLAIAAWFGAVHQDLWFGQVKIAGFKLHPLVLTFALSGSLMISRIRIPKI, via the coding sequence ATGACAATACATAAGCCCCCCAGGCCCTTATCAATGATTCGTGAGTTCCATCTTGCCGACTGGTTTACTCTTGCCAACGCTGCCTGCGGCATAGGAGCGATTTTCTCAACAATGACTTACCTGCAGACCGCCGGGATCCAGCACGTCTATTCTGCCTGTGCCCTGGTGTTCGCCGCCCTGGTATTTGACGTCCTGGATGGCCGCATCGCCAGATGGCGTCAGAAGTCATCGGCAATGGGTCGGGAACTTGACTCCCTCGCCGATGTCATTTCCTTCGGCGTCGCGCCGGCAATTATTGCCTACGGTTGCGGCATGCAGGGCCTATACGACCGCATCGTGCTGGCCTACTTTGTCGCCTGCGGGGTATCACGCCTGGCTCGTTACAACGTCACCGCCGAAACGCTGTCCGAGGGCAGCGACAAGGTGAAATACTTTGAAGGAACACCTATCCCGACCTCTCTCCTCCTCGTCTTTCTGCTGGCGATCGCAGCATGGTTCGGTGCTGTCCACCAGGACCTCTGGTTCGGACAGGTCAAAATTGCCGGTTTCAAGCTCCATCCCCTGGTCCTGACCTTTGCCCTCTCCGGTTCCCTGATGATCAGCCGAATCCGTATACCAAAGATATGA
- a CDS encoding tandem-95 repeat protein gives MMCSVSLVLFPAMGNAAESKTATVTWNYGQIPGLAGFKLFHQGEFLCQTDNPDDREISCPILVTVETNDFTLTAFDITNNESAPSEVITVLYSFTASNSAPVAENLSFSGTEDTVLINSLAAFDADNDVVSFTLVGLSFNGVVELIDPLSGQFRYTPNPDYSGTDTFTYRANDGTADSNLATVTITVTPTNDPPVAAADTATTLEDSAITIAVLANDYDVDSDPLSIVGVSLPASGSAIISNSNIIYTPGSNYSGPDSFTYQLSDGKLIVQGSVTIVVQGVNDAPVSFNMSIATEEDTAVFGTLSAADIDGSILAYSLVSNTVNGEIELLDVISGSFKYTPAANIFGQDSFTFKASDGGANSNTATVTLYVSPLNDSPVANSGPDQNVMMGDSVMLDASNSYDIDSAITAIKWVQIGGPNIMLSDSTAVQPSFETSELTLESSSLAFQVTVTDFEGAQSQDTSIVNVSWINAAPIAEAGNDQTVFEGEEVVLDGSQSTDPDDGISVWSWSQISGPMVALLDASAPQVSFIAPDSNITGETLVFELLIIDAGGLQSLDTIRVNVSWINEPPVANAGLDQTVDIGVTVLLDATSSSDRDDGIQSVQWTQTRGVPVTLSNPVAFQTTFITPEMQTPAELEFMVTVTDFSGLQQADVVTITVMENNITPQVIISSNTMGPASRGRWVKVYIELPDGYNVEEIDIDTITMSHINGIEQDPPLETQGPAEIGDTNNNGAPDLMVKFDRQGFSLLLMKGDNMATISGRLFDDTLFEQTALVVY, from the coding sequence GTGATGTGTTCCGTAAGCCTTGTGCTTTTTCCTGCCATGGGAAATGCTGCTGAGAGCAAAACGGCTACCGTAACCTGGAATTACGGCCAGATTCCCGGCCTGGCAGGGTTCAAACTGTTTCATCAGGGAGAATTCCTCTGCCAGACCGACAACCCGGATGACCGGGAAATCTCATGCCCCATTCTAGTTACGGTTGAAACAAATGACTTTACTTTGACCGCTTTCGATATAACGAACAATGAGTCCGCGCCATCAGAAGTTATCACTGTTCTGTACAGTTTTACCGCGAGTAATTCTGCTCCTGTTGCAGAAAACCTATCCTTTTCCGGTACAGAAGATACGGTCCTGATCAATTCCCTTGCGGCTTTTGATGCTGACAACGATGTCGTCAGTTTCACTTTAGTCGGCTTAAGCTTCAACGGTGTTGTTGAACTCATTGATCCTCTTTCCGGCCAGTTCCGTTACACCCCGAATCCTGATTATTCCGGCACTGACACCTTCACTTACCGAGCCAATGACGGCACCGCCGACTCAAACCTTGCAACGGTGACAATTACGGTTACACCTACAAATGATCCACCGGTGGCTGCGGCTGATACTGCAACAACTCTGGAAGATTCTGCCATTACAATCGCCGTACTGGCTAATGACTACGATGTTGACAGTGACCCGCTTTCTATCGTCGGGGTGAGTCTGCCTGCATCGGGCTCGGCAATCATCAGCAACAGCAATATCATCTATACTCCGGGATCTAATTATTCCGGACCGGACTCATTCACCTACCAGCTTTCCGACGGCAAACTTATTGTGCAGGGAAGTGTCACTATCGTGGTGCAGGGCGTCAACGACGCACCCGTTTCATTTAACATGAGCATTGCCACAGAAGAGGATACTGCAGTCTTCGGCACCTTGAGCGCAGCCGACATTGACGGCAGCATCCTTGCCTATTCCCTGGTCAGCAACACCGTTAACGGCGAGATCGAGCTTCTTGATGTGATTTCCGGATCTTTCAAATACACCCCGGCCGCCAACATATTCGGCCAGGATTCATTTACTTTCAAGGCGTCTGACGGCGGAGCCAATTCAAATACCGCCACAGTCACACTTTATGTCTCCCCGCTAAACGACTCACCAGTGGCAAACTCCGGGCCGGATCAGAATGTAATGATGGGTGATTCGGTGATGCTTGACGCCTCAAACAGCTATGATATCGACAGCGCAATAACTGCAATCAAATGGGTACAGATTGGCGGACCAAACATCATGCTTTCAGATTCAACAGCAGTGCAACCGTCTTTTGAAACCTCGGAACTGACTCTTGAATCCTCATCTCTGGCCTTCCAGGTTACCGTTACCGATTTTGAGGGGGCGCAGTCTCAGGATACGTCCATTGTCAATGTCTCCTGGATCAATGCGGCACCGATTGCCGAGGCCGGAAATGACCAGACTGTATTTGAAGGCGAGGAGGTCGTGCTTGACGGTTCTCAATCAACCGATCCGGATGACGGGATTTCCGTATGGAGCTGGAGCCAGATTTCCGGGCCAATGGTGGCGTTGCTCGATGCATCAGCTCCCCAGGTCAGTTTCATCGCCCCGGACAGCAACATAACCGGCGAAACCCTGGTTTTCGAATTATTAATCATTGACGCCGGCGGCCTGCAGTCTCTTGATACTATCCGCGTTAACGTCTCATGGATTAACGAACCGCCGGTGGCCAACGCCGGCCTGGACCAGACAGTAGACATCGGCGTAACCGTCCTGCTCGACGCCACCTCTTCCTCTGACCGAGATGACGGAATCCAGTCTGTACAGTGGACCCAGACCAGGGGAGTTCCGGTTACCCTTTCAAATCCGGTGGCTTTCCAGACAACCTTTATTACCCCGGAAATGCAGACCCCGGCCGAGCTCGAATTCATGGTGACAGTGACCGATTTTAGCGGCCTGCAGCAGGCTGATGTCGTGACAATAACTGTCATGGAAAACAATATCACTCCGCAAGTCATTATCAGTTCGAACACCATGGGTCCCGCTTCCAGGGGTCGCTGGGTTAAGGTCTATATCGAACTCCCGGACGGCTATAATGTCGAAGAGATTGATATCGACACCATTACAATGAGCCACATCAACGGCATTGAACAGGACCCACCTCTGGAGACCCAAGGACCTGCGGAAATCGGTGATACCAACAATAACGGTGCCCCTGATCTTATGGTAAAATTCGACCGCCAGGGGTTTTCACTGCTTCTCATGAAGGGCGACAACATGGCCACGATCAGTGGCAGACTTTTTGACGACACTCTGTTCGAACAGACGGCCCTGGTTGTGTATTGA